One stretch of Caldinitratiruptor microaerophilus DNA includes these proteins:
- a CDS encoding FtsB family cell division protein yields the protein MRALPRRWLSGLVAVGLGLLVLSAAVRFSAGAARLEALRAQEAAAVRRLEDLKAERARLEAEIRRLQTDEYIETVARQQLGYIRPGEIPYMAIPPARTGAPEPGAPSEMGSGPAPAPPPGAVTLPQAPQGGKSGPAGP from the coding sequence ATGCGCGCCCTTCCCCGGCGGTGGCTGTCCGGGCTGGTGGCCGTCGGCCTCGGCCTGCTCGTGCTGTCGGCGGCCGTTCGCTTCTCCGCCGGGGCGGCGCGGCTGGAAGCCCTGCGCGCCCAGGAGGCGGCGGCCGTCCGCCGGCTGGAGGACCTGAAGGCGGAGCGGGCGCGCCTCGAGGCGGAGATCCGGCGCCTCCAGACCGACGAGTACATCGAGACCGTCGCCCGCCAGCAGCTCGGGTACATCCGCCCGGGGGAGATCCCGTACATGGCCATCCCGCCGGCCCGCACAGGGGCGCCGGAGCCGGGGGCGCCGTCGGAAATGGGCTCGGGGCCGGCCCCCGCACCGCCTCCGGGGGCCGTGACGCTCCCACAGGCTCCCCAGGGAGGGAAGAGCGGTCCCGCCGGGCCGTGA
- the yabP gene encoding sporulation protein YabP gives MREERGLRPGEPRAGSDHTVLITNREQVQISGVSSVTSFDDQEIILDTEAGNLTIRGEDLHIKQLDLESGRFAVEGTVTSLVYTDRPARGPGRARSRGILERLLK, from the coding sequence ATGCGGGAGGAGCGGGGGCTGAGGCCCGGAGAGCCGCGGGCCGGGTCGGACCACACCGTGCTGATCACCAACCGGGAGCAGGTGCAGATCTCCGGGGTCTCCTCGGTGACGAGCTTCGACGACCAGGAGATCATCCTCGACACGGAGGCCGGCAACCTGACGATCCGCGGGGAAGACCTGCACATCAAGCAACTCGACCTGGAGTCGGGCCGGTTCGCCGTCGAGGGCACGGTGACATCGCTCGTGTACACCGACCGGCCGGCCCGGGGGCCCGGACGGGCCCGCAGCCGGGGGATCCTCGAGCGGCTCCTGAAGTGA
- the yabQ gene encoding spore cortex biosynthesis protein YabQ has protein sequence MQDLGLQVYAFFSLVLAGSAAGVLFDLLRVLRRRLGPRSAWEEVLDLLFWGGLTLVLGTALLSGSHGNLRSYIPVALALGAWLYFALASPTASRLLNRAVTIIDRAAGWAVIAGRTAFRPLAAALRLIGTAAAFLLRPAVALGVPVLRRLRGAAQRLARPGRGTPGRLAGRLRAWLFPPGDGGGEEGPE, from the coding sequence ATGCAGGACCTGGGACTGCAGGTCTACGCCTTCTTCTCGCTGGTGCTGGCCGGCAGCGCCGCCGGCGTGCTGTTCGACCTCCTGCGTGTCCTGAGGCGCCGGCTCGGCCCGCGCAGCGCCTGGGAGGAGGTGCTCGACCTCCTCTTCTGGGGGGGCCTGACGCTGGTCCTGGGGACGGCGCTCCTCAGCGGCAGCCACGGCAACCTGCGCTCCTACATCCCCGTCGCGCTGGCGCTCGGGGCCTGGCTGTACTTCGCCCTGGCCAGCCCGACCGCATCGCGCCTCCTGAACCGGGCCGTCACCATCATCGACCGGGCCGCCGGCTGGGCCGTGATCGCCGGGCGCACGGCCTTCCGTCCTCTGGCGGCAGCGCTGCGGCTCATAGGTACCGCTGCCGCCTTCCTGCTCCGCCCCGCCGTCGCCCTGGGGGTGCCCGTGCTGCGCCGGCTGCGGGGAGCGGCGCAGCGGCTCGCCCGCCCCGGGAGGGGGACGCCGGGCCGGCTCGCCGGGCGGCTTCGCGCCTGGCTGTTCCCGCCGGGCGATGGCGGTGGTGAGGAGGGCCCTGAGTAG
- a CDS encoding RNA polymerase sigma factor encodes MQVEIRGVERLSFRERQVVTLKEMGLSNEQVARRLGLSPATVATLYGRARAKGYQVVIVLPGDALGLPPADEEGEA; translated from the coding sequence ATGCAGGTGGAGATCCGTGGCGTGGAGCGCCTGAGTTTCCGTGAACGGCAGGTGGTCACGCTGAAGGAGATGGGGCTCTCGAACGAGCAGGTCGCCCGGCGGCTCGGGCTCTCTCCCGCCACCGTGGCCACCCTCTACGGGCGCGCCCGGGCGAAGGGGTACCAGGTCGTCATCGTGCTGCCGGGGGATGCCCTTGGGCTACCCCCGGCGGACGAGGAGGGCGAGGCCTGA